The Nitrospinota bacterium genome contains the following window.
CCACGTAATAAAACCATGCATCAGTTTTTCCGTCTCTATTATTATCTAGCTCTTGTCTGGCTATCCTTCCCTCTTCATCATAAAAAGTCTTCACTTTGGGCTTCTCTTCTTGGCTAAAACCGATAGAAAAATTAAGCAGCATAAAAATGATAAAAAGGAATGACCAAATATTCCTAATCATGTGTACTCCAAATCTTAAGATAAAAAAATTTAATTATATTTAAAATGACCGTCAATAGCAAGCCTTCGTTTGTTTCCAACTAATAGTGAACTGGGAACAGGAGGGAATGGAGAAGCTTTATGAATCGCATTTACAGCCCCTTTATCGAGAGGGATATATCCAGAAGAAGACAATAGATATACACTGGAGACACTCCCGTCAATCTCGATACGAAATTCGAGCGATACCCTACCTTTCAAACCCGGTCTTGCTTCAACGGGATAATGCCAGACTGACATTATTCTTCTTTTTATTTTTTCCAAATAATCTTTGAATTGAGGATCATCACTATCCAGCGAAACATATACGGCCTCTGCATCTTTTCTAAGCAGGGGATGTTCTACTTTTTTCCTGAGATCAACAGGAGCCCTTGCCATTGCTTCAGGATCCTCAGGAACCCTAAATATTTCTCTTCCTTCTAATCTGTTCTCTACCTCTTTAGACCTTCCCTTTGTTTCGACCTGACTCTTTATAGGGCTTTTATCGAATGCTAATTTTCTCATGTCTGAAGTAACTCTTTTTGGCGCATTCGTATCTTTATGTTCTATAGGTTGAGAACTCACTAATCGTGTAGGAAAGGTCTTTGTCGAAGAAGCTATCAGCTCGGTTGGCTCAATGAAAGCTTCTTTCCCTTTAAATTCCTTTGGGGTTGTTTTCAATATCCTCTCATGAGACATTTCCTCTTTCAATTCAAAATCAAATTTATGGGTTAAAAAAAAAGGCTTTGGGGGTGCTTTAAACTTCTTCTCAAATTCATCCCCCTGAGATATAAGTATCTTGGGTTTTAAATCTGGTGTTTTATTTTTTAAATCAGGATAATTATTAGTAGTTTTTGGTCTTTTCAAAGTCTCTTGACCCTTAAATAAATCAGGGATTTTCTCTGTTGTTTCTCTTTTCCTCTCTATATCATCCTTCGTTTTAAGAAACTTAAAAGGCTCTTTATATTTCTTTTGGTCCTCTTTGAACCCAGCAACACTGGAAGCTAAGAGTTTTGGCTTGTTAAAGGTCTTTTGTGTTTCCTCTTTTTTTGGTTGTAAAATTTTTTTAGGCTCCTGTTTTTGTTCTGGTTTAGATAAAGTTTTCTTAGCTAATACTGTCTTCTTTGGCTTAACTTTTTTCTCAACCTTTTTTACTGCTTTGGATTTCGGTTCAGCCTCTTTTACTTTTTTTATTTCAGAAACCTCTGGAACCTCAACAATCTTTATTGAAACGGGCTTCTTTAAAATCTCTTTTGTTTCAAGTGCTTTATTAAAAAAGGGGAGGAAAATTATTAAATGAAGAAGGAATGAAACGACCAGGAATATATCTAATCTTGACTTATAAGAAGAAACTTCTAAATTTTCCCACAACAGATTACCATAAATAACTCTCTTTTTTGATTCTCTCCCCCTATCCCTTAGATATTCTTTCGCTCTTTTATAATGGCTATCAATAAAATCTTTGAAACAATGAATCAATCTGAGGAAAATATCTCTACTCTTGAAAAAAAGAAGCGTATAAGATCTTTTTTGGTTCTTTGGTTCCTCTAGATTATTGCCAGATGTTATCGAACTTTTTACCTTGGTTTTGCTCTCAATTTTATCAAGGAGTTTATCACCCTTTTTAGAGAATTCCCTTTTGCTAGCCTTTTTTTGGATATTACTGTCTAACTTACCTCTCTTTTTTTCAATATTTTTTTTCGTAACGATATATTTTCGAACAGTGGTCCTTCTTTTTCCCGAACCTTCGACCCCTCCTCTTATTTTTTCCTTCTTAATCTTTTTTCTCATAACTATAAACTAAAAAGGACAGAAAAATTTCTGCCCTAATCTGTTTCGAGTTCCTTTGTAAATAATTGAAAAGAATGAATATTGAAAATTATTATATATAACAGCACTTTTTCAAAAAACAGAAGAAAAATTGTTCATTAAGAACAAATTTATGAAAATTTTTATCTTCTCTCTCCTGCTATTTCAAGGTCTAACTCAAGCTTCTGTTTTTTCAGTTTTTCCAACTTTTCTTTGATCTCTGCCTCAAGGTCTTTATTTCCTGTACGTTTCGCTAATTCCAGCTGCTCATTCAACTTTTTTATTTCCTTTGCCAACTCATTTGACAACTCCTGCTGTAGCGTTCTCCTGCCCTCAATCTCTTTTTGTAAGTCCGGGTCTTTCAATCTGGCTAATTCTATCTCCAGCTGTTTCGTCTGTTGGCGCTGTCTTTCCAGTTCTAACCTTAATTCTTCCTGTTTTTTTCTCTCTTGCTCTAGCTGCTGCTGCGTCGTTTCTGGATATGCTCCAGTCCCTGTTTTTGACTGTTGTTTCGCTCCCTCTCTTTCTATCGCTTGACCAGCTAAACGCCCTGTCAATGCCCCAATTCCTGCACCTATAGCACTACCAGTTCCTGCATGACCGCTAGCACCCCCTATGATAGCTCCTGTTCCTGCACCTATAAGGGTACCTGCAATCGTTGCTTGTTCTGTAGTGGTGAGTCCCCCTCCTCCACACGAATAAAGGGCCACTAAAAAAATCCCAGAAATAACAAGAGCTAGGTAACGCCTCATCTATCTATTGCCTCCTTTCTTCATTAAATATTGAAAGGGTTTGGATCTAAAATTAAAGGTATGACAATTTTAAAGGATTGTCAAGCAGGAAATCCCTTTGATTTTATTGACTTAATCTCCAGCAATATCAATTTTATAAAAAAGGAAATAATTTATTGACAATAAAATCTTTTTGATATACTAATAAATGGATATGTTGGAAAATAATATCTTTTTTAGATTCTAAATATTATGAAAAACCAGAGGAGAGGTATAAAGATACCTCTTATTTTTTTTACTCTTATTGTCTTTCTGCTTGTCTGTTCAATGCTTCTTGCATCCCTCATTAAGTTAGACAACTACAAAACCCTTCTATCTAAACAGATTGGACAAGCTATCAAGAGAGATATATCAATTGAAAAAATCCGTCTAAGCATTTTGAATGGTTTGGCTTTTGAAGCAAAAGGAGTCTCTATCAAAAATAAAAAAGAAGCGTCTTCTCCACTCTACATTGAGAAGTTAACACTAAATGCTGAACTATTACCTTTGTTAAAGAAGAAGGTTGTATTAAAAAAAATAGTTCTTCATGAGCCCCAAGTAACAATAAAAAGGAATGAAAAAGGTCTTATCAATATTCTTAGCCTGCCTGAAAAACGATTTCTTATAATAGAAAATAGTTCGGCATCGTATAAAGTAAAGAATATTTTAATCAAAAACGGATACGTGAAATTTATTGATGAAAAGATCTCTAATCCCGCAACTACTACAGAATTTCAGAACGTTTCTATAAATCTCATAAATACATCAAAAGCCAGCCCTATAGCTTTCAAACTATCAGCAAACATAAGCAGTAATAACTCTCAAAAGACAAAAATCTCCGCTAAAGGATCCCTTAATAAAATACCTATAGATCTAGACCTTTCTGATTTTCAATTTGATGCAGATATTAAAACGGATTCAATTCAATATGAAGACCATAGCATCTACCTCAAACAAATCTCTTTTTTAAAAGATCTTAAAGGAGAAATAAAGGCTGACATCAATCTGAAAAAAGATACCGATGGAATACTCAAACTATCAGGAAATATTACCACAGGCTCTTTATCCTTAAAAATTCCTTATTTGCATGATGGCATACCCTGCGATGCTTATAAAAATATAATTAGCTGTGACATTGAATTTAATAAAAACTCTATAACGGTTAACAAGATTGGACTAAAAGTCAAAGATTCTCATAAGCATGAAATAATAAAGGTGGACAATACTTTTGGTAAAGATGGCAAACTTGTAACACAGGTTAACGCAAAAGATCTCTCTTTGAAAGCAATAAAAAAGTATATCCCAAAGAAATATATTTCTGATGATTTTAATAAGGTATTTGATAAAACAAAATTTTCTGGATCGATAAAAATTACTTCCGTTTCTTATTCAAAAACCATATCAAGGCCTGCTTCTTGGACACTAGAGCTCAAAGATGTAAATATTGATACAGGAGAAAATCTGCCGTCTATCAAAGGACTGACGGGACTCATAAATCTGAAAGATGATGAAATCAAATTGAACCGGTTGAATGGAAGGATTCGAAACTCCAACTTTTTCAATAGCCAAGGAAAAATTTTTCAAATAAACTCAGATCCTCAAATAGAATTTTCTCTTAAGGGAAATATGGACGCAGCTGATATTGAGTATATAAAATCCTTAAGTATATTTCCTCGTAAACTTTCTTCTCGCTTAAAAGGGTTAGAAAAAATGTCGGGAAATGCCTCGCTAACATTAAATGCCAAAGGGAATATTAAAGATAGAGAATCCTTTGAAATGCAGGGAAGTTTGGATTTGAAAAAAATAAATCTTTCTCATAAAAAAATCAAACCTGAGATGAGAAATGTCAACGGAAAGATCGATTTTACAGATGAGTTGATTAAGTTTGACTCGCTGAACATGCTATTAGATGGTTATGAATTGAACCTAAAGGATGGATTGATAGAATATGGCGCTGACGACCCTTATATTGAATTAACCATTGAGTCAAAGAAAACCCCTTTAGAGAATCTCCTAAACATTCTCCCATTTAAAAAAGATTACAAAACAAATATAAAGGGATTTGTAAAGAGCAAGATTATTATCTCTGGGAATTTGAACAATCGAAATAACCTTAATATAAAAGGAGATATTAGTCTGGATCACACAATGATTCTATCAAACAGAATTTCCAATCCCATCTATCTACACAGAGGTAACATCATTTTCAATACAAAAAAGGCGTATATTAAGATTGAAAAGGCCAAGATTGGGAACTCTGTTATTAATTTAAAAGGAGAGGTTAAAGACTTTCTTGAACCAAAAATCAACATCGACCTTATTTCTCCATATATTGAATTAGATGAAATACCTGCCCTATTCTCAAAACAAAATAGCGATTATGGACATCTCCTCAATTACGCAATGATAAAGGCAAGGATTCAGATAGAAAAGGCAAAATATAAGGATATGAATTTTAAAGAGATAGATACAAATATTATTTGCAATAAAGGTCAATTGAAAATAGATGACCTGAGGATAAAATCCAATGGTGGAAGTATTATGCTTAGCTCCTTGATAGATCTATCCTCGCTAAAAAATCCAACTATTCGTATCGAACCAAAGATTCTTAATGTCGATTCAGAGAGCCTGCTTAATGAACTAAACATAAACCAGAATATTCTGACAGGGTCTATGGATATTTCAGGCAACCTCTTTTTTCAAAGTCTCAATCCTGATGAACTTAAAAAAAATATGGACGGGCATGTCTTTATCCAATTTAAAAATGGGTTTATAAAAAAATCGGAGAGTATGGCTCTCCTTTCCTCCAAACTTCACTTCGATAAGGAATTCAAGAAAATTTCTGGTAAAAACGGTATGAAAAAACTTCCTTATCATACTATCAGTGGTGATTTTATCATTCATGATGGAATCATTACTACCAACAACCTATCCATCGTGGGCAAAAAGGTGAATATTGCAGCTACTGGTAGAATTGATCTGACTCACGAATTTATGGATCTCAAGGTAAGCGTATTAACCTCCAATACAATGGAAAGAATTGTCAACAAATTACCCTTTGTGGGAAATGCTGCTGTTGGAAATGATAAAAATCTGATAGCAAATTTTTATGAAGTCAAAGGGAAAATAAGCGATCCGGAAGTCACAAAGATCCCTTCTCATTCCATAGAACTAAATATTTTAAAGGCCTTTCGAAAAATAATTGTCCTTACCGGCGAGGTCCTCCATATACCTCAAAAGGTTCTAGCAATCGGGAGATAAAAGAGGTTATCTCTGAAAATTCCATTCTTGAGTTGTGTACTTTTCTTTCCTTAGCCTTTCTGACAATCTCTTCTCGTAGAGAGTTAATTTATCCTGAAACAATGGTCCGAAAGACTTATTAAGCGCCTCTATGAGGGCCTTGGAAACTTCTCTAAATGAGATCTTTCTGTTTAAAACCTCCTGAAGACTGATCATTCTATTATCATCCTCTGTTTTAAAAATAGAAGTCCATTTCTCTCTGTTTAAATTTAAAAGGATTGAACCCTGTTGGAGCAGAAAGTTTCTGCTCCTCTTTTGTGCACTTCCAATAATCTTTTTCCCCTGAGTAACAATCTCATAGAGAGAAGAGGAGGAAAAGCATGATGGTGAATCTATACCCTTTGTCTGTCCCCTTTTTCTTTTTGATGATAACTCAGCTAAAACACCGATGCTTTTTAATCCGGAAACCAAGGCATGACTTATAATCCTATAAGGTTCAAGGACACCATTACGAGAAAAGGCGTCTAAGCTTGATATAATGCTATAGGTGACCTCCTCTTCATGAAAGACAGCCCTTCCTCCTGTTGGCCTCCTTACCATATCCAAGGATAACTCATTCATTCTTTTAGATTCAAACAGATATGATGTCTTTTGGAAATACCCTATTGATATGGCCGGGGGATTCCAGCCATAAAATCGTATCGTTTTTGGCGAAAATCCTTTTTCACATGCAATGAATATCGCTTCATCGATGGCCATATTCATATAACCATCATAAAAAACATCTTTGATTAATCTCCATCCTTCCCTCTTATTATTCATGATTATTCTCTAGCTTTTTGGTTTATCATGAAAAGTATGGATGGATTTTTCTTTAGTCTTTCCATCTTAGTTGAGGTTCTCTTGCGGCGGAGGTTTCATCTAAACGTAATACTTTGGTTTTATGGGGGGCATTCTTCAATTTATCTGGTTCATCTTTTGCCTCCCTTGCAATCTCTTGCATCGCCCAGATAAACTCTTCCAGGCTTTCTTTACTTTCTGTCTCGGTTGGCTCTATCATGATTGCGCCCTTCACAATCAATGGGAAATATATGGTTGGAGGATGAAAACCATAATCCATAAGTCTTTTAGCAATATCTAAAGTTGTTACACCATTTTTATTCTGAATTTTATCAGAAAAGACACATTCGTGCTTACAAACTCTATTATAGGAAAGGTCATAGTAATCTTTTAATTTATTCATAATATAATTGGCATTGATTACTGCGACTTCACTAGCTTCCTTAAGTCCTTCTCCACCCATAGATCTTATATAGGCATAAGCCCTAACCATGATAGCAAAATTTCCATAAAAGCTATGAACTTTTCCGATTGAAAAAGGCCTATCATATTCTAAGTAAAATCTTTCACCATCTTTCTCAACAGTGGGACTCGGCATAAAAGGAACAAGATGTTCCTTTATCCCAACTGGACCTGCTCCTGGACCCCCTCCTCCATGAGGAGTGGAAAATGTCTTATGGAGGTTAATATGAACAACATCTATACCCATATCTCCGTATCTCACCTTCCCCATCAGTGCATTAAGATTAGCTCCGTCACAATATACCAGTCCTCCTTTTTGATGGATCATATCAGAAATTTCTAAGATATCTTCTTCAAAAAGACCAAGGGTATTCGGATTTGTCAGCATAATAGCTGCCGCATCCTCATCAACAATTCTCGAAAGTTCATCTAGATCGATACACCCCCGACTGTTTGATCTTACCACTATACTTTTATATCCACATAGTGTAGCACTGGCTGGATTGGTCCCATGAGCAGAATCTGGAATAATAACCTTTTTTCTCGGATTACCCCTGGACTTTAAATATTCCCTTATCATCATCAAACCTACCACCTCTCCCTGAGCACCAGCAGAAGGTTGTAATGTAACTCTGTCCATCCCGCAGATATCTTTTAAGTACTGTTCGAGTTCATACATGAGTTGTAAAGAACCCTGACAAAGCTCTTCAGGAGTATACGGATGGAGTTCAGAAAAACCCGAAAACCTTGATATATCCTCATTCACTTTGGGATTATACTTCATCGTGCAAGACCCCAGAGGATAAAAACCTAAATCTACACCGTAATTCCATTGGGACATCCTCACAAAATGCCTTACAATATCTACCTCGCTAACCTCAGGAAAACCTTCAATCTCATCTCTATATAAGCCCTCAGGAATTAAAGCTTTAATATTTTCTTCTGGTACATCACATGATGGAAGTGAAAATGCCTCTCTTTTTTTGGAGCTCTTTTCAAAAATTAAAGGCTCGTTAAAAACCAAACCCTTTGCTCCTATCATTCTTTGCTCTTTCATCAATTCTCCTAAATTTGGACTATAGAGCACTCAAAACTCTACAGAGAATATCAATATCCTCTTTTGTATTCTTTTCAGTAACACAGAAGAGAAGTGAATCTTTCATCTCCGGATAAAACCTTAATAAGGCTAATCCCCCTATGATATTCTTTTGTAATAACCATTCATTGACTTTCTCTAAAGGCAGTTTCGATCTGACTACAAATTCATTAAACGTGGGAATACTCATATCAACGGAAAAGTTTCTCATCTTTGAAATCTCTTTTTTTACATAGTTCGCTTTGTAAAGATTCAATTCTGCAAGTTTTTTCATGCCCCTCCTTCCTAAGGTAGAAAGATAGATAGACGCAGCTAAAGCACAAAGAGATTGATTCGTACAGATATTTGAGGTGGCTTTTTCTCTTCTTATATGCTGTTCTCTGGTAGCCATTGTAAGAACATAACCTCTCTGCAAACTTTTATCTGTAGTTGCTCCTACAATCCTTCCTGGAATATTCCTTACATACTTCTCTTTTGTAGCAAAAATGCCAAGGCTTGGGCCACCAAAATTTATGGGGTTCCCAAAAACCTGCCCTTCCCCAACTACTATGTCACAATCAAAAGCCCCAGGAGGTTTTAAAATTCCCAATGCAATGGGCTCAACAACAACAACGATCAGGAGAGCTTCTTTTTCCCTTGCAACCTCAGAAATCTTTTTTATATCCTCAATGGAGCCGAAAAAGTTTGGATATTGGATGATCACTGAAGAGCTGTTAGAAGAAACAAGCATTTTTACTTCATTCGAATCTGTAAACAGATTCTTTGTAAATGGTATTTCTTTAATCTCTAAATCAAGGGACTGGGTATAGGTATTTAAAACCTTTCTATATTCAGGGTGGACAGCTTGAGAAATAAGTATCTCTTTTCTATTATTAATACGATTTGCCATTAAAACAGCTTCTGCGAGAGCAGAAGCACCATCATACATAGATGCATTTGTAATCTCCATGTCTGTAAGCTGACAGATAAGGGTCTGATATTCATAGATTCCCTGGAGTGTACCTTGACTTATTTCTGGTTGATAAGGGGTATAAGCTGTATAGAACTCGGATCGCGATACGAGGTGTTCGACCACACTTGGGATATAGTGACCATAACTCCCAGCACCTAAAAAAGATATATATTCAGTACCAGCGTTTTTCTCGCTTAATAAATTTAAATGGCTCTTGAGCTCTGGCTCTGATAAAGCTGAAGGTAACTTAAGATTCTCTTTAAGCCTAATCTTTTCTGGTATATCTGTAAAAAGTTCTGTAACATCCCTAACCCCTATTGCTCTTAGCATCTCTCTACAGTCATCATCTGTGTTAGGAATATATCTCATCTAGATTCCTTTATTTCTTTTCTTCTTTGATAAAGGCTTCATATTCTTCAGCTGAAAGAAGCGCATCAATTTCATCCTCATCACTTATTTTTACAACAATGAGCCATCCGTCTCCATAGGGATCAGAATTTATTAATTCAGGTTCTTCTTTCAGTGCTTCATTGATTTCTAATACCTCTCCGGTTACAGGAGAATATAAGTCAGAGACTGCCTTGACAGATTCAACTACTCCAAAAGTCCCCATCTGCTCAACCTCACTTCCTACCTCTGGGAGCTCCACGAAAACAACATCTCCTAATTCTTCCTGGGCATGGTCGGTAATGCCGATAATAGCTTTACCACCCTCAATCCTCGTCCACTCGTGTTCCTTTGAATACTTTAAATCTTTTGGAAATTCCATTTTTCTCTCTCCTCCTTTTCTGTTTATCTTCTTTATAAAAATTTACCAAAAGCTAAAATTTTATTAATCCCAAATAATTTTCTTTTCACAAATGATAATCGAGGCCAAATCACTCAATGAATCAACAATACATTAAAAAGGCGGTTAATGAATCCTTTCAACCCGAGAGGAATAAAAAGGAGTCTTAACAATTTTTGCCTTTACCCTTTTATCCCTTATTGCTATATCCAAAGCAGTACCAATATCTGAATAAACAATACTAACATATCCTATTCCAATAGGCTTTTTTAAGGAAGGAGACATGGTTCCACTCGTCACATTTCCAACCTTTATATTTTTATGATATAATGAATTTGATGAGCGTGGAATCCCTCTCTCTATAGCTTCAAAACCTATTAATTTTCTATCTACTCCTTTTTCCTTTTGTTTTAAAAGCACCTCCTTTCCAATAAAATCTTCCTTGTTGAGTTTTACAACCCAATCAAGACTTGCATCAAAAGGTGTGGTTTGGGAATCAATATCATTTCCATATAAAGGATACTTCATTTCTATTCGGAGGGTATCTCTAGCCCCTAAGCCTGCTGGCTTTATTCCAAACTCTTCCCCCGCATTAAATATCGCATCCCATATCTTTTGTGCCTTTTTATGATTAAAATATATCTCAAAACCATCCTCCCCAGTATAGCCAGTCCTTGATATAATTGATTCAACCCCGTCTATCCTACCTCTTTTAAACCAGAAATATCTGATTGAAGAAAGTTTAATATCCGAAAGCCGCTGTAAAACCTCCTCAGACTTTTTCCCCTGTATGGCCAGTTGACAAAGTTCTTCAGCTACATTAATCACTTCGGCATTTTCTTTATTATTGCTTTTTATCCAATCTAAATCTTTATCTGCATTAATTGCATTCACGCACAACATTAATCTTTCATCTTCTATTTTATACACAGTAATATCATCAACGATACCTCCATAAGGGTAACACATCAGTGAATATTGAATCTGATCATTCTTGAGTCTTGAAACGTCATTTGATGTTAGCCTCTGTATTAATTGGAGAGCTTTTTTGCCCCTGATTTCAATTTTACCCATATGGCTTACATCAAAAACACCCACCTGACTTCTGACACAGTTATGCTCATCAATAATGCCTGAATATTGCACCGGCATCTCCCATCCAGCAAAATCTATAAGCCTGGCTCCTAATTTTTTATGAATACTATGAAAAGGAGTCTTTTTTATTGAAAAACCTCCTTCTGTCACTCAATGAGGCTATATTTCTTCACAACAAATCTGCCACTATAATTAGAATGAAAGATTTTTTTTATTTAAACTGGCAGAAAATAGTTACAAGATACATATTCTTTTTTTATTGTCAAATAAAAATTCTCATTAACCAAATAATTTTTTAAAAGTTTTTGCTCAATAAATTTTTGGTTGGTCTTTAGATGAAAAGAAAAAAGAGGAAAAGCTTTTTTACAAATAAAAGTTTTTTGTTATAAGATTTAAAAAAGGACTTGATATTGTGCCAAAATTCAAAGTAAGATTATTAAAATTAAGAAAAAGCTATAGGTTCTAAATTTTTGGCTTTCACTCCTCTCATTTCCATTATGTTCTTTAAAGTCCTGTCCACAGTAAAAAATATCATCTGCCAACCATCTTCTGTAATATCAAATAAAATATCTAAAATTCGAGATATCCTTTCAGAATCAAAAGTTAAAAATGGATCATCCAGAAGCAAAAATCCTTTTTGTTTCTTTAGACTCCTTTCCGCTAATGCTATTCTTATAGCCATATAGAACTGGTTTAATGTTCCGCTGCTTAGCCACTCAATTGGTTTTTCTTCGCCAGAGGGGAGTTCGACCATAACATCAACAAGATCCCATCTCTTAACGATAATTCTATCGTATCTAAAATTTGTTATTTGAGAAAATAGTTCAGAAGACCTCTCTTCTAAAATATTTTTCACCTGAAGAGTAGCCTCTTTTTCAATATCCCGCATAATAAAATAAGCTGCCTCTGCTGCCTCACGCTCCAGTAGAAAATTATCTAGTTCCTTTTTCTTCTCGTCGAGCTTAAGAAGGATATCTATCTTCTCTATACCCATTAAACCTCCCTTTAATTCTCCAATAGAAACCCGGAGTTCATGCACCTCGTTTTTTCTTTTTTCCACTTCATTCCTGAGTTCTAGAATCTCATTATTTAATCTATTATATTTCTCTTCATCCCAAGGGATATTTTCTATCTTATCTTTATCTCTCACTCTTTCTTCTAA
Protein-coding sequences here:
- a CDS encoding TonB family protein, giving the protein MRKKIKKEKIRGGVEGSGKRRTTVRKYIVTKKNIEKKRGKLDSNIQKKASKREFSKKGDKLLDKIESKTKVKSSITSGNNLEEPKNQKRSYTLLFFKSRDIFLRLIHCFKDFIDSHYKRAKEYLRDRGRESKKRVIYGNLLWENLEVSSYKSRLDIFLVVSFLLHLIIFLPFFNKALETKEILKKPVSIKIVEVPEVSEIKKVKEAEPKSKAVKKVEKKVKPKKTVLAKKTLSKPEQKQEPKKILQPKKEETQKTFNKPKLLASSVAGFKEDQKKYKEPFKFLKTKDDIERKRETTEKIPDLFKGQETLKRPKTTNNYPDLKNKTPDLKPKILISQGDEFEKKFKAPPKPFFLTHKFDFELKEEMSHERILKTTPKEFKGKEAFIEPTELIASSTKTFPTRLVSSQPIEHKDTNAPKRVTSDMRKLAFDKSPIKSQVETKGRSKEVENRLEGREIFRVPEDPEAMARAPVDLRKKVEHPLLRKDAEAVYVSLDSDDPQFKDYLEKIKRRIMSVWHYPVEARPGLKGRVSLEFRIEIDGSVSSVYLLSSSGYIPLDKGAVNAIHKASPFPPVPSSLLVGNKRRLAIDGHFKYN
- the gcvPB gene encoding aminomethyl-transferring glycine dehydrogenase subunit GcvPB codes for the protein MKEQRMIGAKGLVFNEPLIFEKSSKKREAFSLPSCDVPEENIKALIPEGLYRDEIEGFPEVSEVDIVRHFVRMSQWNYGVDLGFYPLGSCTMKYNPKVNEDISRFSGFSELHPYTPEELCQGSLQLMYELEQYLKDICGMDRVTLQPSAGAQGEVVGLMMIREYLKSRGNPRKKVIIPDSAHGTNPASATLCGYKSIVVRSNSRGCIDLDELSRIVDEDAAAIMLTNPNTLGLFEEDILEISDMIHQKGGLVYCDGANLNALMGKVRYGDMGIDVVHINLHKTFSTPHGGGGPGAGPVGIKEHLVPFMPSPTVEKDGERFYLEYDRPFSIGKVHSFYGNFAIMVRAYAYIRSMGGEGLKEASEVAVINANYIMNKLKDYYDLSYNRVCKHECVFSDKIQNKNGVTTLDIAKRLMDYGFHPPTIYFPLIVKGAIMIEPTETESKESLEEFIWAMQEIAREAKDEPDKLKNAPHKTKVLRLDETSAAREPQLRWKD
- the gcvPA gene encoding aminomethyl-transferring glycine dehydrogenase subunit GcvPA, translating into MRYIPNTDDDCREMLRAIGVRDVTELFTDIPEKIRLKENLKLPSALSEPELKSHLNLLSEKNAGTEYISFLGAGSYGHYIPSVVEHLVSRSEFYTAYTPYQPEISQGTLQGIYEYQTLICQLTDMEITNASMYDGASALAEAVLMANRINNRKEILISQAVHPEYRKVLNTYTQSLDLEIKEIPFTKNLFTDSNEVKMLVSSNSSSVIIQYPNFFGSIEDIKKISEVAREKEALLIVVVVEPIALGILKPPGAFDCDIVVGEGQVFGNPINFGGPSLGIFATKEKYVRNIPGRIVGATTDKSLQRGYVLTMATREQHIRREKATSNICTNQSLCALAASIYLSTLGRRGMKKLAELNLYKANYVKKEISKMRNFSVDMSIPTFNEFVVRSKLPLEKVNEWLLQKNIIGGLALLRFYPEMKDSLLFCVTEKNTKEDIDILCRVLSAL
- a CDS encoding lipoate--protein ligase family protein, coding for MNNKREGWRLIKDVFYDGYMNMAIDEAIFIACEKGFSPKTIRFYGWNPPAISIGYFQKTSYLFESKRMNELSLDMVRRPTGGRAVFHEEEVTYSIISSLDAFSRNGVLEPYRIISHALVSGLKSIGVLAELSSKRKRGQTKGIDSPSCFSSSSLYEIVTQGKKIIGSAQKRSRNFLLQQGSILLNLNREKWTSIFKTEDDNRMISLQEVLNRKISFREVSKALIEALNKSFGPLFQDKLTLYEKRLSERLRKEKYTTQEWNFQR
- the gcvH gene encoding glycine cleavage system protein GcvH, which produces MEFPKDLKYSKEHEWTRIEGGKAIIGITDHAQEELGDVVFVELPEVGSEVEQMGTFGVVESVKAVSDLYSPVTGEVLEINEALKEEPELINSDPYGDGWLIVVKISDEDEIDALLSAEEYEAFIKEEKK
- a CDS encoding AsmA-like C-terminal domain-containing protein, with protein sequence MKNQRRGIKIPLIFFTLIVFLLVCSMLLASLIKLDNYKTLLSKQIGQAIKRDISIEKIRLSILNGLAFEAKGVSIKNKKEASSPLYIEKLTLNAELLPLLKKKVVLKKIVLHEPQVTIKRNEKGLINILSLPEKRFLIIENSSASYKVKNILIKNGYVKFIDEKISNPATTTEFQNVSINLINTSKASPIAFKLSANISSNNSQKTKISAKGSLNKIPIDLDLSDFQFDADIKTDSIQYEDHSIYLKQISFLKDLKGEIKADINLKKDTDGILKLSGNITTGSLSLKIPYLHDGIPCDAYKNIISCDIEFNKNSITVNKIGLKVKDSHKHEIIKVDNTFGKDGKLVTQVNAKDLSLKAIKKYIPKKYISDDFNKVFDKTKFSGSIKITSVSYSKTISRPASWTLELKDVNIDTGENLPSIKGLTGLINLKDDEIKLNRLNGRIRNSNFFNSQGKIFQINSDPQIEFSLKGNMDAADIEYIKSLSIFPRKLSSRLKGLEKMSGNASLTLNAKGNIKDRESFEMQGSLDLKKINLSHKKIKPEMRNVNGKIDFTDELIKFDSLNMLLDGYELNLKDGLIEYGADDPYIELTIESKKTPLENLLNILPFKKDYKTNIKGFVKSKIIISGNLNNRNNLNIKGDISLDHTMILSNRISNPIYLHRGNIIFNTKKAYIKIEKAKIGNSVINLKGEVKDFLEPKINIDLISPYIELDEIPALFSKQNSDYGHLLNYAMIKARIQIEKAKYKDMNFKEIDTNIICNKGQLKIDDLRIKSNGGSIMLSSLIDLSSLKNPTIRIEPKILNVDSESLLNELNINQNILTGSMDISGNLFFQSLNPDELKKNMDGHVFIQFKNGFIKKSESMALLSSKLHFDKEFKKISGKNGMKKLPYHTISGDFIIHDGIITTNNLSIVGKKVNIAATGRIDLTHEFMDLKVSVLTSNTMERIVNKLPFVGNAAVGNDKNLIANFYEVKGKISDPEVTKIPSHSIELNILKAFRKIIVLTGEVLHIPQKVLAIGR
- a CDS encoding glycine zipper domain-containing protein, which gives rise to MRRYLALVISGIFLVALYSCGGGGLTTTEQATIAGTLIGAGTGAIIGGASGHAGTGSAIGAGIGALTGRLAGQAIEREGAKQQSKTGTGAYPETTQQQLEQERKKQEELRLELERQRQQTKQLEIELARLKDPDLQKEIEGRRTLQQELSNELAKEIKKLNEQLELAKRTGNKDLEAEIKEKLEKLKKQKLELDLEIAGERR